DNA from Mycolicibacterium alvei:
GTATTCCTACGGCACGCGGATCGGTGCGACCTACGCCGAGCAGTTCCCGGAGAAGGTCCGCGCGATGATCCTCGACGGTGCCGTCGACCCGAACGCGGATCCGGTGGAGGAAGACATCCGTCAGGCCGCGGCATTCCAGAAGGCCTTCGACGACTATGCCGCCGACTGCGCCACCAAGAACCCCGACTGCCCACTGGGTACCGACCCGGCCAAGGCCGTCGAGGTCTACAAGAGCCTGGTCGACCCACTGGTCGAGCACCCGGCCAAGACCCGCGATCAGCGCGGGCTGGGCTACAGCGACGCCATCGTGGGCACCATCCTGCCGCTGTACTCGCCGAATCTGTGGCGGCACCTGACCGAGGGCCTGACCGGGCTGAAGAACGGCAACGGCGATGTGATGCTGGCGCTGGCCGACCTCTACATGGGTCGAGACGCCAAGGGCCACTACAACAATTCCACCGACGTGCGCGTCGCGGTCAACTGCGTGGACAAGCCTGCCATCACCGACCGGGCCACCGTCGTCGACGAGGACCGGCGGGCCCGCGAGGCCGCTCCGTTCCTGAGCTACGGCGAGTTCACCGGGAACGCGCCGATGGGCACCTGCGCCTTCTGGCCGGTGCCGCCCACCAGCAAGCCGCACGAGATCTCGGTAAAGGGACTGCCTCCGACATTGGTGGTCTCGACCACCAACGATCCGGCGACGCCCTATCAGGCGGGTGTGGACCTGGCCCGCCAACTCGGAGGCACGCTGGTGACTTTCGAGGGCACTCAGCACACCGTGGTGTTCCAGGGCAACAAGTGCATCGACGACATCGCCGCCACGTACCTCCTGGACGTGACCGTGCCCGCGCCCGGGATCCGCTGCTGATCGATCCAAGCGGTCGAGGTCACCGGATGGTCTCCGGCCGATCTCTGCTCGGCCTCAGGCACAGACCCGGCGGTGGTCGCCATGCGACCATGGCTGCCGTGTGGTGGGCGGGTAGACGGGCAGCGAGAGCTCTGGCGGTGATACTGCTCAGCGCAACCGCCGTCGTGTACCCGGTCGCCGCGCCGGTCGCGGGTGCCGTGCCGGAATTCGGGCCGGGGTGGGGAAGTTGCGCCCAATGGGTGCAAGACCCGGCACGGGTTCCGACGGCGCAGTGCAGCACCGTCTCGGTACCCATCGAATGGAGCGAGGCCTGGAATCCGTCTGATCCCCAAGGGGCGCAAGCGCAATTGGCCGTCATCCGGATTCCGGCCACCGGCAACCGGATCGGCGCACTGTTCATCAACCCCGGTGGCCCCGGCGCCTCGGCGGTCGACACCGTCGCCGGCATGGGTGCGGCGCTGGCCGGGTCGCCACTCACCGATCATTTCGATCTGGTCGGATTCGACCCACGCGGCGTCGGACATTCCACCCCGGCGTTGCGTTGCCGCACCGACGCCGAGATCGACGCCTACCGCCGCGAGCCGATGACCGATTACAGCCCGGCCGGGGTCGCCCACATCGAAGACGTCTACCGACAGTTCGCCCAGCAGTGTCTGGACCGCATGGGTGCGCCGTTCTTGGCCAACGTCGGCACCGCGTCGGCGGTGCGGGACATGGATGCGGTAAGGGCCGCGCTGGGGGAGGACCAGATCAGTTATCTGGGCTTCTCCTACGGCACCGAACTGGGTGGTGCCTACGCCGAACGGTTCGGTGACCGGGTGCGCACCATGGTGCTCGACGGTGCCATCAACCCCAGCCTGGACCCGATCACCAAGAATATCCGTCAGCTCGCCGGCTTCCAGAAGGCTTTCGACACCTATGCCGCAGACTGCGCGAAATCGGCCGACTGCCCGCTGGGCACCGATCCGGCCCAGTTCGTCGGCAGGTTTCAGCGACTGATCGATCCGTTGGCGACGACGCCGGCCTCCACCGCGGACCCGCGCGGACTCGGCTACGCCGATGCCATCACCGGAACCGGCAACGCCCTCTACTCGGCGCGGTACTGGCCCTACCTGACCAGCGGACTGCTCGGGTTGACGCGCGGCACCGACGCCGGTGACCTGCTGTTGCTCGCCGACGACTACTGGCGTCGCGACGAGACCGGGCACTACCAGAACATGCAGGACGCATTCACCGCGATCCGCTGCGTCGACATGCCGTTCCCCACCGACCCCGCGGTGTGGGCCGACGCCGATCAGCGGATCCGCGCTGCGGCACCGTTCATGTCCTACGGCGAGTTCACCGGGTACGCGCCCCGCGACATCTGCGCATTGTGGCCGGTGCCCGCGACGTCGGCGCCGCACCCGATCACCGGGCCCGGACCCGGCAAGGTCGTAGTGGTGTCCACCACCGGCGACCCGGCCACGCCCTATCAGGCCGGGGTGGACCTGGCCCGGCAAATGGACGCGGACCTGATCTCGTTCACCGGTAC
Protein-coding regions in this window:
- a CDS encoding alpha/beta hydrolase, whose protein sequence is MKTRMRFGALLAVTAVAAAGCTQVVEGQARIAVPRPGTPVQWLPCNAGSGDQVQIPDNAECGMLSVPVDYSNPDGEVARLAMIRFPAAGKKIGSLVINPGGPGESGVESAVALLSGLPQSVKDRFDIVGFDPRGVGSSTPAVWCNSDEDNDRLRADPTVEYTPEGVEHLESETKKFVQRCVDKMGTEFLENVGTENVAKDLDAIRIAVGDDKLTYLGYSYGTRIGATYAEQFPEKVRAMILDGAVDPNADPVEEDIRQAAAFQKAFDDYAADCATKNPDCPLGTDPAKAVEVYKSLVDPLVEHPAKTRDQRGLGYSDAIVGTILPLYSPNLWRHLTEGLTGLKNGNGDVMLALADLYMGRDAKGHYNNSTDVRVAVNCVDKPAITDRATVVDEDRRAREAAPFLSYGEFTGNAPMGTCAFWPVPPTSKPHEISVKGLPPTLVVSTTNDPATPYQAGVDLARQLGGTLVTFEGTQHTVVFQGNKCIDDIAATYLLDVTVPAPGIRC
- a CDS encoding alpha/beta hydrolase; protein product: MAAVWWAGRRAARALAVILLSATAVVYPVAAPVAGAVPEFGPGWGSCAQWVQDPARVPTAQCSTVSVPIEWSEAWNPSDPQGAQAQLAVIRIPATGNRIGALFINPGGPGASAVDTVAGMGAALAGSPLTDHFDLVGFDPRGVGHSTPALRCRTDAEIDAYRREPMTDYSPAGVAHIEDVYRQFAQQCLDRMGAPFLANVGTASAVRDMDAVRAALGEDQISYLGFSYGTELGGAYAERFGDRVRTMVLDGAINPSLDPITKNIRQLAGFQKAFDTYAADCAKSADCPLGTDPAQFVGRFQRLIDPLATTPASTADPRGLGYADAITGTGNALYSARYWPYLTSGLLGLTRGTDAGDLLLLADDYWRRDETGHYQNMQDAFTAIRCVDMPFPTDPAVWADADQRIRAAAPFMSYGEFTGYAPRDICALWPVPATSAPHPITGPGPGKVVVVSTTGDPATPYQAGVDLARQMDADLISFTGTQHTVVFNGDACVDTAVLGFFVNQTSPGNLSC